One region of Bdellovibrio bacteriovorus genomic DNA includes:
- a CDS encoding endonuclease I family protein, giving the protein MTASLLSVLFVLLSGSVNAATISQQIPYYGEDFYNDLSSGARDEELVERLHTVLSSQHRAIPGHLDEITDNCNGSNGCYQHISLGYDRARIFLLGVYYLVDEGNGNYGLPDVYCGNIRHSHEFRGTPPGPRVIPDSTTLNTEHTWPQSRFTGKFNKGMQKSDLHHLYPADSEMNSVRGNNEFGEVSRDSKILKCKESRTGKGTGGSAEIFEPPTAHKGNVARALFYFSVRYSIQISSNQEKVLRKWHLEDPVDEEEMHRNNEIQKAQGNRNPFIDFPELVDYIQNF; this is encoded by the coding sequence ATGACAGCAAGTTTACTGTCGGTTCTATTTGTTCTTCTTTCTGGCTCTGTTAATGCAGCCACCATTTCTCAACAAATTCCATACTACGGTGAAGATTTTTATAACGATCTTTCATCGGGTGCTCGAGACGAAGAATTGGTTGAGCGTTTGCACACCGTGCTTAGCAGCCAACACCGTGCGATCCCAGGTCACCTGGATGAAATCACGGATAACTGCAACGGCTCTAACGGTTGTTACCAACACATCTCACTGGGTTATGACCGTGCCCGCATCTTCCTTCTAGGCGTTTATTACCTAGTCGATGAAGGAAACGGCAACTACGGTCTTCCTGATGTTTACTGCGGTAATATCAGACACAGCCACGAATTCCGTGGAACACCTCCTGGTCCTCGCGTCATCCCCGACAGCACGACTCTGAACACAGAGCACACATGGCCTCAAAGCCGCTTCACCGGCAAATTCAACAAAGGCATGCAAAAATCAGATCTTCACCATTTGTATCCCGCCGACTCTGAAATGAACTCTGTTCGCGGCAACAATGAATTCGGTGAAGTTTCCAGAGATTCAAAAATTCTTAAATGTAAAGAATCACGCACCGGCAAAGGCACTGGTGGAAGTGCAGAAATCTTTGAACCACCAACGGCGCACAAAGGAAATGTCGCTCGCGCTCTTTTCTATTTCTCAGTTCGTTACAGCATTCAAATCAGCTCTAACCAAGAAAAAGTTCTTCGCAAATGGCATCTTGAAGATCCAGTTGATGAAGAAGAAATGCACAGAAATAATGAGATCCAAAAAGCTCAAGGCAATCGCAACCCGTTCATCGATTTCCCAGAGTTGGTTGATTACATTCAAAACTTCTAA
- a CDS encoding acyl-CoA thioesterase: MSELSPFKITIKEHHVDSYGHINNATYLQIYEEARWEIITPRGFGFKEIHQKKMGPVILEVNIKFLKEIRLRESITIVSKVTSYKGKIATMLQQMVKEDGSVANEATFVFGLFDMKERRLIEPTPEWKAALGME, translated from the coding sequence ATGTCAGAATTAAGTCCTTTTAAAATCACAATCAAAGAACATCATGTGGACTCATACGGGCACATCAACAACGCCACGTATTTGCAAATTTACGAAGAGGCTCGTTGGGAAATCATCACGCCGCGTGGGTTTGGTTTTAAAGAAATTCATCAAAAGAAGATGGGTCCGGTCATCCTTGAAGTGAATATCAAATTTTTAAAAGAAATTCGACTGCGCGAAAGCATCACGATCGTGTCTAAAGTGACAAGCTATAAAGGCAAGATTGCGACCATGCTTCAGCAAATGGTCAAAGAGGATGGATCGGTCGCAAATGAAGCGACATTCGTTTTCGGGTTGTTTGATATGAAAGAGCGTCGCTTGATTGAGCCTACGCCAGAGTGGAAGGCCGCTTTGGGAATGGAATAA
- the phnE gene encoding phosphonate ABC transporter, permease protein PhnE, translating into MTFRKIIFDGIIFGFFLSVLTVAFFVSSEDAMLNLPVVAGSALAFFAVGCGFSILLKKMKVVTLGDILFKTSPPTLEDKAWFRRFWGWQLIISLLTALIVSIYKTEFSLIEILDENGFAGAVRLFKGLLDPNWEVLPRAVLNIIETIFMAFLATTLAIPAAFVLSFLCAKNIMRGPFAKTVYLVLRTFLNITRSIEALIWAIIFSVWVGIGPFAGMLALMIHSIASLAKQYSEMIEAVEEGPIEAIESTGANKLQTIWYAIVPQVLLPYISFTVYRWDINVRMATIIGLVGGGGIGTMLVQYQGQAMWREVGCIIAVIAVVVWALDLASAHIREALK; encoded by the coding sequence ATGACATTTCGTAAAATTATATTTGATGGAATTATTTTTGGGTTCTTTCTTTCCGTCTTAACTGTCGCTTTTTTTGTTTCTTCAGAGGACGCGATGTTGAACCTTCCGGTGGTGGCGGGCAGTGCGCTTGCATTTTTTGCCGTCGGATGCGGCTTCAGTATTTTATTAAAAAAAATGAAGGTCGTTACTCTGGGTGACATCTTATTTAAGACCTCGCCACCCACTTTAGAAGACAAAGCTTGGTTTCGCCGCTTCTGGGGGTGGCAGCTCATCATTTCGTTACTGACGGCTTTGATCGTCTCTATTTATAAAACGGAATTTTCGCTAATAGAAATTCTAGATGAAAACGGCTTTGCTGGCGCCGTTCGACTTTTTAAGGGGCTGTTGGACCCAAATTGGGAAGTTCTTCCAAGGGCTGTTTTAAATATTATCGAAACGATCTTTATGGCGTTCTTAGCGACAACATTGGCGATACCTGCGGCATTTGTCCTGAGCTTTCTCTGCGCTAAAAATATCATGCGCGGACCGTTTGCAAAAACGGTGTATTTAGTTTTACGCACGTTTTTAAATATCACTCGCTCTATCGAAGCGCTGATTTGGGCCATCATTTTTTCTGTGTGGGTTGGCATCGGGCCGTTCGCGGGCATGCTCGCTTTAATGATTCACTCGATTGCTTCGCTCGCCAAACAATATTCTGAAATGATAGAGGCGGTCGAAGAAGGTCCCATCGAAGCCATTGAATCGACCGGCGCCAATAAACTGCAAACAATTTGGTATGCGATTGTTCCTCAAGTGCTTCTGCCGTATATTTCATTTACGGTCTATCGCTGGGACATCAATGTGCGCATGGCCACCATCATCGGTTTGGTTGGTGGGGGAGGCATTGGAACAATGTTGGTTCAGTATCAGGGCCAAGCGATGTGGCGCGAAGTCGGTTGCATTATCGCCGTGATCGCCGTGGTAGTGTGGGCGCTGGATTTAGCCTCCGCACATATTCGTGAAGCTCTTAAATAG
- the phnC gene encoding phosphonate ABC transporter ATP-binding protein, with product MTTPLLSVRNLSKTYPNGVRALKEVNLEVQPGEFLVIIGLSGSGKSTLLRCLNRLHEPTSGHIFFEGEDVGQLKKGENVRRLRKNIGMIFQHFNLIPRQSVLKNVLMGRLAEKSTWQSFFGLFSDEDKKEALQNLKLVGIADKALLRADHLSGGQKQRVAIARALTQKPKLILADEPVSSLDPATSHAVMDYLKKINQELGITVIANLHFLSLVRKYATRVVALKEGEIVFTGKPEEITEEWFHRIYGEDAHDIS from the coding sequence ATGACCACTCCTTTACTGAGTGTGCGAAATCTTTCAAAGACTTATCCCAATGGGGTGCGCGCTTTAAAAGAGGTGAATTTAGAAGTTCAACCTGGGGAGTTCTTAGTCATCATCGGCTTAAGTGGTTCAGGAAAGTCGACCTTGCTTCGCTGTCTGAATCGTCTGCATGAACCAACGTCAGGACACATCTTTTTCGAAGGTGAAGATGTCGGCCAATTAAAAAAGGGTGAAAACGTACGTCGGCTGCGTAAGAACATCGGCATGATTTTTCAGCACTTCAACTTGATTCCTAGGCAAAGTGTTCTGAAGAACGTGTTGATGGGACGACTGGCAGAAAAATCGACGTGGCAAAGTTTCTTCGGTTTATTTTCTGACGAAGATAAGAAAGAGGCCCTGCAAAATCTAAAACTTGTCGGGATTGCCGACAAAGCGTTGCTAAGAGCGGATCATCTTTCAGGAGGACAAAAACAGCGTGTGGCCATTGCGCGAGCGCTGACTCAAAAGCCGAAGTTGATTTTGGCGGATGAGCCCGTGTCGTCTTTAGATCCCGCAACCTCGCATGCGGTGATGGATTATCTTAAAAAGATTAATCAAGAGCTTGGTATTACGGTGATCGCGAATCTGCATTTTCTTTCTTTAGTGCGTAAATACGCCACACGGGTGGTGGCGCTCAAAGAAGGAGAAATTGTTTTCACCGGAAAGCCAGAAGAGATCACCGAAGAGTGGTTCCATCGTATTTACGGAGAAGACGCCCATGACATTTCGTAA
- a CDS encoding phosphate/phosphite/phosphonate ABC transporter substrate-binding protein, giving the protein MTRLLTMVLISSFLVSGCNLKKDALGTEKNPIKFHLVPAVDAKVLADNAKVLEEYLEKNTPYKYEITIPQSFVAVVEAFGTKRADVAAINTYGYYLAHKQYGVEARLTVIRYGIATYQSQFLARADSKIKTLKDLAGKKVAFVDPASTSGYLLPLKTLKDLKIEPKDTVFAMKHDSVVTMIYQGQVDAGATYYSPAQNGQIEDARRLVKTQYPDVEQKVKIIELSEPIPNDPIVFRKDMPEEMKEKIVDTLLQFAATPEGLKAIDLMLGATNFKKATDSDYDSVREMLKTLAPPEGK; this is encoded by the coding sequence ATGACAAGACTTCTTACAATGGTCCTGATCAGTTCGTTTTTGGTATCGGGATGTAACTTAAAAAAAGATGCCTTGGGCACTGAAAAAAATCCTATCAAGTTTCATCTTGTGCCTGCTGTCGATGCTAAGGTGCTTGCTGATAATGCCAAAGTGCTTGAAGAGTATTTAGAGAAAAACACTCCCTACAAGTACGAAATCACCATCCCTCAATCTTTCGTCGCCGTCGTTGAAGCTTTTGGCACAAAAAGGGCCGACGTGGCCGCCATCAACACTTATGGCTATTACCTTGCCCATAAGCAGTACGGTGTTGAAGCCCGACTGACGGTGATTCGTTACGGAATTGCGACGTATCAATCTCAGTTTCTCGCTCGTGCGGACAGCAAAATCAAAACACTGAAAGACTTGGCCGGAAAGAAAGTGGCGTTTGTCGATCCCGCCTCCACCTCCGGATATCTTTTGCCGCTGAAGACTTTGAAGGATCTGAAGATCGAACCTAAAGACACTGTGTTTGCGATGAAACATGACTCGGTGGTGACGATGATTTATCAAGGCCAAGTGGATGCCGGAGCCACCTACTATAGCCCGGCACAGAATGGCCAGATTGAAGATGCTCGTCGTTTGGTGAAAACTCAATATCCTGATGTCGAACAGAAAGTAAAAATTATTGAGCTTTCTGAACCCATCCCCAATGATCCGATCGTTTTCAGAAAAGACATGCCAGAAGAGATGAAAGAAAAAATCGTGGACACACTTCTGCAATTTGCGGCAACTCCCGAAGGACTTAAAGCTATTGATCTGATGTTGGGAGCGACGAATTTTAAAAAAGCCACCGACAGCGATTACGACAGCGTTCGTGAAATGCTAAAAACCTTGGCGCCGCCCGAAGGAAAATAA